The following proteins are encoded in a genomic region of Pseudorca crassidens isolate mPseCra1 chromosome 1, mPseCra1.hap1, whole genome shotgun sequence:
- the ALDH6A1 gene encoding methylmalonate-semialdehyde/malonate-semialdehyde dehydrogenase [acylating], mitochondrial, which yields MAAVAAVAAAAAMRARILQVSSKVNSSWHPASSFSSSSVPSVKLFIDGKFIESKSDKWMDIHNPATNEVIGRVPQATKAEMDAAVSSCKRAFPAWADTSILSRQQVLLRYQQLIKENLKEIARLITLEQGKTLADAEGDVFRGLQVVEHACSVTSLMLGETMPSITKDMDLYSYRLPLGVCAGIAPFNFPAMIPLWMFPMAMVCGNTFLMKPSERVPGATILLAKLLQDSGAPDGTLNVIHGQHEAVNFICDHPDIKAISFVGSNRAGEYIFERGSRHGKRVQANMGAKNHGVVMPDANKENTLNQLVGAAFGAAGQRCMALSTAILVGEAKKWLPELVEHAKKLRVNAGDQPGADLGPLITPQAKERVCNLIDSGTKEGASILLDGRDIKVKGYENGNFVGPTIISNAKPNMTCYKEEIFGPVLVVLETDTLDEAIKIVNDNPYGNGTAIFTTNGATARKYSHLVDVGQVGVNVPIPVPLPMFSFTGSRASFRGDTNFYGKQGIQFYTQLKTVTSQWKEEDASLSSPAVVMPTMGR from the exons atggcggcggtggcggcggtggcggcggcggcggcaatGCGGGCCCGGATCCTGCAG GTTTCTTCCAAGGTGAACTCCAGTTGGCACCcagcctcctccttctcttcatcTTCAGTG ccatctgtaaagcttttcattgATGGGAAATTTATTGAATCCAAAAGTGACAAATGGATGGACATCCACAACCCC GCCACCAATGAGGTCATTGGTCGGGTCCCTCAAGCCACCAAGGCTGAAATGGATGCAGCAGTTTCTTCCTGCAAACGTGCTTTTCCCGCATGGGCAGACACTTCAATATTAAGCCGTCAGCAGGTCCTGCTCCGCTATCAACAACTCATTAAAGAAAACTTG AAAGAAATTGCCAGGTTAATCACGCTGGAACAAGGGAAGACCCTAGCCGATGCCGAAGGAGATGTATTTCGAGGCCTTC AGGTGGTTGAGCATGCCTGCAGTGTGACATCCCTCATGCTGGGAGAGACCATGCCATCCATCACCAAAGACATGGACCTTTATTCCTACCGTCTGCCTCTGGGGGTGTGTGCAGGCATTGCTCCATTCAATTTTCCTGCCATGATCCCCCTTTGGATGTTTCCTATGGCCATGGTATGTGGAAATACCTTCCTAATGAAACCATCAGAGCGAGTCCCTGGAGCAACTATACTTCTTGCCAAGTTGCTTCAGGACTCTGGTGCCCCTGACGGAACACTGAATGTCATCCATGGACAACATGAAG ctGTAAACTTTATTTGCGATCATCCTGATATCAAAGCAATCAGCTTTGTGGGATCCAACCGGGCAGGAGAGTACATCTTTGAGAGAGGGTCAAGACATGGCAAGAGAGTTCAAGCCAATATG GGAGCCAAAAACCATGGGGTAGTCATGCCAGATGCCAATAAGGAAAATACTCTGAACCAGCTCGTTGGGGCAGCATTTGGAGCCGCTGGTCAGCGCTGCATGGCTCTTTCAACAGCGATCCTTGTGGGAGAAGCTAAGAAGTGGCTGCCGGAGCTGGTAGAGCATGCCAAAAAGCTGAGAGTCAATGCAG GAGACCAGCCTGGAGCTGATCTTGGCCCTCTGATCACCCCCCAGGCAAAAGAGCGAGTCTGCAATCTGATTGATAGTGGAACAAAGGAAGGAGCTTCCATCCTTCTTGATGGGCGAGATATTAAAGTCAAAGGTTATGAAAATGGCAACTTTGTTGGGCCAACCATCATCTCAAATGCCAAG CCAAATATGACCTGTTACAAAGAGGAGATTTTTGGCCCAGTTCTTGTAGTTCTGGAAACAGACACTTTGGATGAAGCCATCAAGATCGTAAATGACAACCCATATGGAAATGGAACTGCCATCTTCACCACCAATGGAGCCACTGCTCGGAAATATTCCCACCTGGTAGATGTCGGACAG GTTGGGGTGAATGTGCCCATTCCAGTGCCTTTGCCAATGTTCTCATTCACTGGCTCTCGAGCTTCCTTCAGGGGAGACACCAATTTCTATGGCAAACag GGCATCCAGTTCTACACTCAGCTAAAAACTGTCACTTCACAGTGGAAAGAAGAAGATGCTTCTCTTTCCTCACCTGCTGTAGTCATGCCTACCATGGGCCGTTAG